Genomic DNA from Pseudophaeobacter arcticus DSM 23566:
CGAGGACAGCCCGTCATTGGCCTGCTGCAGCAGGATAATCCGGGGGTCATTTTGCGCCTGCAGCACCGCGCGGGTCTCCTCTGTGGCGCCGTCATCAACCAGCACCAGCTCCAGATCCTCATGGCTCTGGTTCAGCACCGAGGCCACGGATTGCGCCAGCAAGGGGCCCTCGTTATAGGCGGTCATCACGCAGGAAAACTTCATCACATCCTCCTTTGACTTCTGGCTCAGGTCACCGCTGTCACGGCCAGATCGCTGACCTGCAGCGCCCCGTTGCGGGGCGGTAAAAACAGGTGCAGATCCACCGCCTGCGCCTGCGACAAGGCCCAGACGGGTGGGGCAATTTCGGCTCTAACCCAGGTGAAATCCGGCGATAGCGGCAGGGGGTCGGGCGCAAAGATGTCTTCAAATCCGTCCCGAAGATGCAGCCGCAGCGCCAGCCTGGCCTGGGGCGGCGGCTCCTGCTCTGGCGCATGTGCCAGTATATCGGCCAGTGAACTGGCCTGTGAGCTGACCTGTGTGCTGGCCTGTAAAACCTCCTGCGCATCCGTCTGAGCGGGCACCTGAGGCTCCAGCTGGAGCGCCAGCCGCAGGCGACAGTAAAACCGGCTGCTGTCGCGCCAGGCCCTATCGCTGCGCCCCTGCCCCGGCGCGCCGAGTTTAAGTCCCAGTTCCAGCCAGGCGGCCTGATCACTAACCTTGGAAAACCGCAGATCAAGCCCCCTGCCCCGGCGGGCTGAAACCAGCCCCTGCCCCGGATCCACCGCCGCATGCAGCCCTGCGCCCAGGCGGATATACTGCGCCCCCCGGCAAGCGGCAAAGCCGCGGCCCGCGCGCAGATCATAGCTCACAAACATCGCGCCTCCTGTCTCACCGCTCCCCGTTCAGATTTGCCAGATCGGGTTGCCAGATCGGGTTGCCAGGGCACATTCCGGCAGCATCCCCCGGCAATTTCCACCCCCATTTACAACCCTACAGTGCATTAGATCCGCACCATATTGCAAATGATTGATCTGCTTATGCCTGTTTCATCCGGTCAGGAATGTGACAGGCAAACCCGTAACAGGGATATGAGGCCGGGCCTGCGGCGCGTCCTGAGCGCGCTCTGTTGCCCCTAGAGCGGGGCGCTCCAGAAGGCCGGGATCGGCGCGGCGCTGGCTTTGGCCGCCAGAAAGCCACGGGCCACATCCAGGGCCTCGCGGATGGTGACATCCATATCAAGATAGCGGTAGGTGCCCAGACGGCCGACAAAGCTCACCCCCGGGGTGGCCTCGGCCAGCGCCACATATTCGGCCAGCAGGGCTTTTTCTTCCAGCTGGCGGATCGGATAATAGGGGATGTCACCGGGTTCGGCGTTGCGCGAAAACTCGCGGTAACAGACCGACGCCTCGTGGCGCTCCCAGGGGGCAAAATGTTTGTGTTCGGTGATCCGGGTATAGGGCACCGCCAGATCGCCATAATTCATCACCGCACAGCCCTGATAATCCCCCTCATAGGTGAATTTTTCAAAATCCAGGGTGCGATAGCCCAGGCGGCCCAGCTCATAGTCAAAATAGCCATCCAGCGGTCCGGAGTAGAAGACATGATCATAGTCCCGGGTCTGCTCCCGGCTGAAATCAGTCTCTAACATGACGGATATGCCAGGGTGATCCAGGATCCTTGTGATCATCTCGCTATAGCCCTGCTCGGGCATGCCCTGATATTTGTGAAAGAAATAATTGTCGTCATAGTTAAAGCGCAGCGGCAGACGTTTGAGGATCGAGGCGGGCAGCTGCGTCGGCGACATGCCCCATTGCTTGACCGTATAGCCCTTGAAAAAGGCCTCATACAGATCGCGCCCGACAAAGCGCAGCGCCTGTTCTTCAAAGCTTTGCGGATCCTCAATCGAGGTATCGGCCTGCTCGGTGGTGATAAAGGCCTGGGCCTCATCCGGGCGCATGGTTTTGCCAAAGAACTGATTGATGGTGTGCAGGTTCACCGGCAGCGAAAACACCTGACCACGCGCCGTGGTTTTCACCCGGTTCTTATAGGGCATGAAACGGGCAAACTGGTTTACATAGTCCCAGACCTCGGCGTCATCGGTGTGAAAGATATGTGGCCCGTAGACATGCAGCAGGACCCCGGTCTCCGGGTCGCGCCTGGTGTGGCAGTTGCCGCCGATGTGATCGCGGGAGTCCAGCACCTGGACCTGGTGGCCCGCCTCGGCCAGCTGCCGTCCGATCACCGCCCCCGAGAGCCCGGCCCCCACCATCAAGAATTTACCTGCCGCCATGATGTTGTTCTCCGTGATCGCGCGCTGTGCTCTGTGGCCTGTGCTCGGTGGCCTGTCCTCTGGGCTGCCCTTACCGGGAAAATGCCGCAGCGCCAACCGGTCGGCGGCTGAGACCTGCTGGCGCCTCTCCTGTGGCGTCATCCCGCCTATCATCCAACCGGTCACATGACCTGTCATCTGGCCGATCTGGACGATCTGGACGCCTTCTTGCGACCTGTCTCTTTGCGGCGGCGCGTGATCATCGCCTGCAGCAGCGGCGCGACATACTCTGCCATCAGCTGGTAGCTGTCGCCGGGCAGGCCCATCTCGGTCAGCGGCGTCGCAGGGTCCGGCAGCGGATCCAGAAACAGCGTCTCGCGGTCAAAGTAGCGGCGCGCCAGCGCCCGGTTGCCCCGGGCATATTTGGCCATGATCCCCCGCCGTTGCCCATGGGGGATCAACAGGGGTGTGCCCTGCTTCCCCTGCCCCTCCTGTGCCGCCCCCTGCTGCAACCGGGTCTGGCTGTCGATCTCGGCGCAGGCCGCCGTCAGCATGGCGCGGTATTTCTCGGGCGCGGCGTCCAGCGGCAGGCAGCGCATGAACTCTGAAACCTGTGGCGAAAAGCTGGGGTTCACCCGCGCCGGGCTGCTAAAATCCGCAGTCGGCTGCAGGCCGATACTGTCGCAGAACATCTGAACCGCGCCGCCCGGCGGCATCTGCCCCGGCTCATAGAGGGTCAGGATGACATTCTCACGGCCAAAGACCTTTTCCAGATGGCGCACGTAGCGGTCATAATGGATCCAGTGGAACTCCTCCCGCATCCGCAGGAATTCCTGCAAGGTGCAATGGCTCAGCCTTGGGTTCCACTGCCATTTGATGTTCTGCAGATACCAGCTTTCCAGCCAAAGATCCTGGCGGCGCAGGGAAAATACAACTTTTACGCTAAATTTATTCCTGAATTCAGCCAATAAGCTAATATCCTGCCTCATGCAGATGTCTTCGTCACTCAGCACAACGCTATGCAGATCCATATCATGGGCCTTGATCCTCTCCATCAGATCCGCCGAAACCTGCTGCGGGCTGCGCGCACCGTTAAAGAGCTGATTGATCATATGCACATGGCGGCGGGTCATAAAGGGGTAGAGAAAGCCCAGCTGTTTCAGAGCCGGGATATTGTCATGCAGATACTGCTGCACGGCAGAGGTCGCGGTGCGATGGGCGCCAATGTGGAAAATAAGACTGTGTTTCACCTCAGCAAGCCATCCCCGTTGCGCCCTTCCTAGCCCAGTCTGCCCCTGCTACGGCCCCCTGTTGCCGCGCCCCCGTGTACTGGCCCCTGTGTCCTGGCCCCCTGTGTACTGGCCGCGATGTCCTGACCGACCCTGCCGACCCTGCCGGAATGCTAGCCTCTTTCGCCAAGATCCCGCAACCCAAATGAGACGAGATAAAATGAAACTCCCGCTAAAATAGAAACCCTGCCACGCCATCCCCTCCCCCCAGAGCCGCTGGACATTTTGCCCGATGATCACACTGCAGACTATCATTGCCCCCGAGCAGGCCATCTGCAGCGAGCCTGACCTGTACTATCGTGCAACCGCCCCGGTCCGCACCGCACAGGGCAGGTTTACCCTGCCTGCGGGGGGGGAAATCACCTTTGATACCTATTTCAACCTGTTCAACCTCGGCACCTGGATGCGGGTCTGCGCCCTCACCGGACTATGTCTTGAACTCACCGCCACCGGGCGGCTTGAAATCCGCATCCATCACCTGCCCGGCCATGGCGGCAAGACCCTGATCTACCGCCACCGCCAGACCCTGTCGCGCGCGACCCCCTACCGGGTTGATCTTGCCACACTGCTGGCCGGGGAGGAGACCGGGCTGTTGGCCCTGGAGATCCTGGCGCAGGGGACAGAGGTCACGCTGCAGGACGCCCGCTTTGTCTGTCGCAATAGCCTGGGCAAGACCGTGGGCAGTACCCTGGGCAGTACTGTGCAAAAATTGCCGCGCCTGGCGATTTCCATCACCACCTATCAACGCGAGCGCAAGGTGCGCGATACCGTCGCCCGGCTGCAGCGCTTTCTGGCCGGGTTTGCCTTTGGCGATCAGATCCACGTGCAGGTCATCGACAACGGCCACAGCGCCAAAATCTCCAACAGCCGCCGCGTCAGCAGCTACAGCAATCCCAATTTTGGCGGCGCCGGCGGCTTTGCCCGCGGCCTGCTGGAAGCCCAGGACCGGGGCTTTAGCCATTGCCTGTTCATGGATGATGATGCCTCCTTTCAAATGGAGAACATCCGGCGCACCTATATGCTGCTGGCCCTGGCCCGGGATCCCGCAACCGCCCTGGCTGGTGCGATGATCAGCAACCGGCACAAATGGCAGATCTGGGAGAATGGCGCCTATTTTGACGGCTCCTGTCATCCGCTGTTCAATGGCACCGACCTGCGCCAGCCCGGTGCGGTGCAGCAGATGGAGCTGGCCAGCGATCAGCCCCGCCCCGCAACCTATTATGGCGGCTGGTGGTTCTTTGCCTTTCCCCTGGCGCGGCTGCGTCACCATCCGTTTCCCTTCTTTGTGCGCGGCGATGACATCAGTTTTTCCCTGGCCAATGACTTCTCCATTGTCACCCTCAACGGGGTGGTGTCTTTTCAGGATGACTTTGTTGAAAAAGAAAGCCCGCAGACGCTCTATCTCGATCTGCGCAATCACCTGCTGCACCATCTGATCTTTGCCCGGCTTGAACGCTCCGCGCTTGGCACCGCCCGCATCGCCTGCCGGTTCATGATGCGCTCGATGCTGCGCTGCAAATATGAAAGCGCCGCAGCCCAGCTGCTGGCCTGGCGGGATGTGATGCAGGGGCCGGGCTTTTTTGATCGCAACATCGACATGCAGGCGCGGCAGCGGGATATTTGCACCCTGATCCAGGCGGAGCGCTGGCAAGAGATCCGCCCGGCCGATCTGGTTGAGCGCCGCCGCTTCAGCCGCCTGCCCCGGCGGCTGCGCCACTATCTGGGCCTGCTGAGCCTCAATGGTCACCTGCTGCCCTTCTGGAACCGGTTTGCAGATCGGATGGTGCTGGAGATCAAGGATCGCGGCCTGGTCTTTCCCGCCTTTGGCGGCGCCCGGCTGACCTATCTCAACAGCGCCCGCAGCCGGGGCTATCGGCTGCGCCACTCCAAACGGCGCTTTTTCGCCCTGATCTGGCAGATGACCCTCACCCTGCTGCGCTGGCAGCGGCAGTATGGCGGGCTGAAACAGGCCTATCGGCGGGGCTATGACGAGATGACCACAAGGGCCTATTGGGAGGAGAAACTGCAGCGCAGCACCGCCAAGGTGGCCCCGGATACCCCGGATGCCCTGAATGTCAGAGGCGCGGCGGCAGGCACCGAACCAAAACCAGGGCTAAGAGCCGGGCGAAGAGCCGGGGAGTCTACGGGCCTGAGGAATGTGCCTCTGGCATCCGGGGCATCCGGGCAGGCCGCAGAGCCCCCAACCGGACCGCGTCGCGAGACCACGGCGGCCCCAACAACCGCTGCGGCCCTGGCAACTGCGGCGCCAAGACGCCTTAGCTCATAAGGTCTTCGTGCAGGGCAATGGCCTCATCCAGGTTGTCAAAATAATGCACCTTGCCATCCTCAAGAACCAGGCCTGAATCACAATACTGGCGCAGCTCGGCCATGCCGTGATTGACCATGATCGCCCCGGACTGGCGCATCCGCTCGGCAAAGACAGCGCGGCTTTTGCGGCGAAAGGCGGCATCGCCAACAGCCGTCACCTCATCCACCAGATAGGTATCAAACCTGATCCCCATCGAGGTGCCAAAGGTCAGCCGCGCCCGCATCCCCGAAGAATAGCTGCGCACCGGCATGTGAAAGAACTTGCCCAGCTCGGCAAAGCCTTCGACAAAATTCACCAGCTCTTTGGTATCCACCCCGTAGACCCGGGCCACAAAGCGGACGTTCTCTGCCCCGGTCAGCTGCCCGTGAAACGAGCCCCCCAGCCCCACCTGCCAGGAAATACTGCCATCCGAGATCACCCGCCCATGATCCGGGCGCATGGTGCCCGCGATGATCTGCAACAGGGTGGATTTTCCCGCGCCATTGCGCCCCAAAAGCGCCAGCGATCTGCCGGTGGGCAGGGTGAGGTTCAGATTGTCGATGACAACCCTGCGCTCCCCCTTGAGCAAGAAGCTCTTGGTCAGGTTCTCAAGCCGGATCATGGCCCCCATGCCTCCTGGATCGGTCTCAGCATCTGCTTTTGCGCCCTGCCTTAACTGCGGTCACGGATCGAATAGTAGATCAGCGACAGGATGGACCAGATCAGCAGCAGAAACAGCGCCGCCAGACCAACCAGGAGAAACCGCTTGGGGTATTCCGCCTCCTGCGCCAGGGTTGGCTTGATATAGGTGGCCAGATAGCGGCTTTGCCGGATCGCCTCGTCGCGGGCCAGGGCCAGCCCTGTCAACGCCGCGCGGTAGGCCTCTTCGGTATATTCGCGGTCCACCGTCAGCCGTTCAAATTCGGAAATCAGCGAGGGGTAATCCTCACCAACAGCGCCGGTATCGGTATTGGTCGAGGTAAAGGTCTGACGTTCGATGTCGATGCGCTCGCGGATCACGTCAATCAGCTGCTGGGCCTGTTTCAGACGCGGATCCCCCGCCGCCACGGTGCCGCGCAGCAGATCAAATTCAATCAGGGAGGTCGCCAGTTGCTGCTGCAGGTTGTTCATCACCCCCATGCGCCCCTGAATATCGGCCTTGGGGTCGACGATCCTGGTGCGGGTGCGAAACTGGGTCAGCGCCTGGCGCGCCGCCTTCAGCTCTTCCACCGCCTCATCCAGATCCGCCTGGGCATAGCCAATGGCATCCGAGCGGGCCTGTTCGTTCAGCGCATTGATGCGGATCTGGCTTTCCCGAACAATGGCCGCAGTGATGGCCTGGGCCGTTTCCGGATCAAAGGCCTGGGCCCGGACCTCGATCAGCCCCGAACTGCTGTCAAAGGAGATGCCAATGATGCGGTGCCAATACCAGCTCATCTCTTCCTGCGTCGCATCGGGCCAGATTGCAAAGGCCCAGTCGCTGGGCCAGTGCTGGCTGTAATGGGCCCGCAGGTCGATCTGGCTGTCCACGGCCTGGATCATTTCCTGGCTCTGGATGAATTCAAACAGGATATCGCTGTCCGAAGCTGCCGAGCTGCCGGTAAAGCTGGCCAGACCGCCCAGCAGATCGCTGGCGGCACTGGTGCTTTCCTGACTGCGGACAGTAAACCCGGTGGTGGACTGGAATTGATCTTGGGCCAAGACCACCAGATAAAAAACCACCGCGGCAACCGGCAGCAGAACCAGCGCGACAAAGCTGGCAATCAGCCCCCAGTGCCGCCGATGCATTCTGGCCGGCCCTGCCAATG
This window encodes:
- the glf gene encoding UDP-galactopyranose mutase gives rise to the protein MAAGKFLMVGAGLSGAVIGRQLAEAGHQVQVLDSRDHIGGNCHTRRDPETGVLLHVYGPHIFHTDDAEVWDYVNQFARFMPYKNRVKTTARGQVFSLPVNLHTINQFFGKTMRPDEAQAFITTEQADTSIEDPQSFEEQALRFVGRDLYEAFFKGYTVKQWGMSPTQLPASILKRLPLRFNYDDNYFFHKYQGMPEQGYSEMITRILDHPGISVMLETDFSREQTRDYDHVFYSGPLDGYFDYELGRLGYRTLDFEKFTYEGDYQGCAVMNYGDLAVPYTRITEHKHFAPWERHEASVCYREFSRNAEPGDIPYYPIRQLEEKALLAEYVALAEATPGVSFVGRLGTYRYLDMDVTIREALDVARGFLAAKASAAPIPAFWSAPL
- a CDS encoding glycosyltransferase, with the protein product MITLQTIIAPEQAICSEPDLYYRATAPVRTAQGRFTLPAGGEITFDTYFNLFNLGTWMRVCALTGLCLELTATGRLEIRIHHLPGHGGKTLIYRHRQTLSRATPYRVDLATLLAGEETGLLALEILAQGTEVTLQDARFVCRNSLGKTVGSTLGSTVQKLPRLAISITTYQRERKVRDTVARLQRFLAGFAFGDQIHVQVIDNGHSAKISNSRRVSSYSNPNFGGAGGFARGLLEAQDRGFSHCLFMDDDASFQMENIRRTYMLLALARDPATALAGAMISNRHKWQIWENGAYFDGSCHPLFNGTDLRQPGAVQQMELASDQPRPATYYGGWWFFAFPLARLRHHPFPFFVRGDDISFSLANDFSIVTLNGVVSFQDDFVEKESPQTLYLDLRNHLLHHLIFARLERSALGTARIACRFMMRSMLRCKYESAAAQLLAWRDVMQGPGFFDRNIDMQARQRDICTLIQAERWQEIRPADLVERRRFSRLPRRLRHYLGLLSLNGHLLPFWNRFADRMVLEIKDRGLVFPAFGGARLTYLNSARSRGYRLRHSKRRFFALIWQMTLTLLRWQRQYGGLKQAYRRGYDEMTTRAYWEEKLQRSTAKVAPDTPDALNVRGAAAGTEPKPGLRAGRRAGESTGLRNVPLASGASGQAAEPPTGPRRETTAAPTTAAALATAAPRRLSS
- a CDS encoding ABC transporter ATP-binding protein, which codes for MIRLENLTKSFLLKGERRVVIDNLNLTLPTGRSLALLGRNGAGKSTLLQIIAGTMRPDHGRVISDGSISWQVGLGGSFHGQLTGAENVRFVARVYGVDTKELVNFVEGFAELGKFFHMPVRSYSSGMRARLTFGTSMGIRFDTYLVDEVTAVGDAAFRRKSRAVFAERMRQSGAIMVNHGMAELRQYCDSGLVLEDGKVHYFDNLDEAIALHEDLMS